The proteins below are encoded in one region of Clostridium pasteurianum DSM 525 = ATCC 6013:
- a CDS encoding glycoside hydrolase family 13 protein translates to MKNKWWHNKVAYQIYPKSFKDTNGDGIGDIRGIIEKLDYLNDLGIDIIWICPIYKSPFVDQGYDISDYYSIAPEFGTMEEFDTLLEEAKKRNMYIVMDLVINHCSDQHEWFQKALAEPEGEYADYFYFIKGKNGNPPSNYRSYFGGSVWEPVKDTDKYYLHMFAKEQPDLNWNNPKVKEELFKMINWWLQKGVAGFRIDAIINIKKNLEFPSYPPDGEDGLVRVTKMVEEVDGVGEMLQELKHETFDKFQAFTVAEVFNMKEDELAKFIGDNGHFSTMFDFSAHILTDGKNGWYDSKPLDFCEWRNVTFQSQQQCQGIGFLANIIENHDEPRGACTYLPDYAQNDAGIKMLATTSILLRGIPFIYQGQEIGMRNCKMKSIDEYDDISTKDQYKKALDADLSIEEALNACYAHSRDNARTPMQWSSKDNAGFTEGNPWIKVNPNYSDINVESQLKDEKSVLRYYQKLISLRKSEKYGEIFTYGDFIPAYLDHEKIYAYYRQLGNQKILIAANFSQNGIALKMEHTKTEVLLSNMDIAEPIGKTLTLESCQAVVLQVD, encoded by the coding sequence ATGAAAAATAAATGGTGGCACAATAAAGTGGCGTATCAAATTTATCCAAAGAGTTTTAAGGATACAAATGGCGATGGAATAGGTGATATTAGGGGTATTATTGAAAAATTAGATTATCTGAATGATTTGGGCATTGATATCATCTGGATTTGTCCTATATATAAATCTCCTTTTGTAGATCAAGGATATGATATATCAGATTATTACAGTATTGCTCCTGAATTTGGAACCATGGAAGAATTTGATACACTTCTTGAAGAAGCAAAGAAAAGAAATATGTATATTGTAATGGATTTAGTCATTAATCACTGTTCTGATCAGCATGAATGGTTTCAAAAGGCATTAGCTGAACCTGAAGGTGAATATGCGGATTATTTCTATTTTATAAAAGGCAAAAATGGAAATCCTCCAAGTAATTACCGCTCCTACTTTGGCGGAAGCGTATGGGAACCAGTAAAAGATACAGACAAATATTATCTTCACATGTTTGCAAAAGAACAGCCGGATTTAAACTGGAATAATCCTAAGGTAAAAGAGGAACTATTTAAAATGATCAACTGGTGGCTGCAAAAAGGTGTGGCAGGTTTTCGTATTGATGCTATTATCAACATTAAGAAAAATTTAGAATTTCCAAGTTATCCTCCTGATGGAGAAGACGGTCTTGTACGTGTAACAAAAATGGTGGAGGAAGTAGATGGAGTTGGTGAAATGCTTCAAGAACTAAAACATGAAACTTTCGATAAATTTCAAGCTTTTACTGTAGCAGAAGTGTTCAATATGAAAGAGGATGAATTAGCTAAATTTATTGGAGATAATGGTCATTTTTCTACAATGTTTGATTTTTCTGCACACATTCTTACAGATGGTAAAAATGGCTGGTATGATTCTAAACCACTAGACTTTTGTGAATGGAGAAATGTTACGTTTCAGTCACAGCAGCAATGTCAGGGTATAGGATTTTTAGCTAATATTATTGAAAACCATGACGAGCCAAGAGGTGCTTGTACTTATCTTCCTGATTATGCACAAAATGATGCTGGAATAAAGATGCTTGCAACTACTAGTATTTTATTACGTGGAATTCCTTTTATTTATCAAGGTCAGGAAATCGGCATGAGGAATTGCAAAATGAAAAGCATTGATGAATATGATGATATTAGTACAAAAGACCAGTATAAAAAAGCTTTAGATGCAGACCTCAGTATTGAAGAAGCCTTAAATGCATGTTATGCACACAGCAGAGATAATGCAAGAACCCCAATGCAGTGGAGCAGCAAGGACAATGCTGGATTTACAGAGGGTAATCCTTGGATTAAAGTCAATCCAAATTATTCTGATATTAACGTAGAATCTCAGTTAAAAGATGAAAAGTCAGTATTAAGGTACTATCAAAAGCTTATTTCTTTAAGAAAATCAGAAAAATACGGAGAAATTTTTACTTATGGAGATTTCATTCCTGCATATTTAGATCATGAAAAAATATATGCCTATTACAGACAATTAGGAAATCAGAAGATACTAATAGCTGCTAATTTTAGTCAAAATGGAATAGCATTGAAAATGGAACATACTAAAACTGAAGTACTATTGTCCAATATGGATATTGCTGAACCTATTGGTAAAACACTTACTTTGGAATCATGCCAGGCAGTAGTTTTACAGGTTGACTAA
- a CDS encoding AraC family transcriptional regulator, whose protein sequence is MMHRKDLKEGVKHGNISFPLACYKWNCNKEFLVKLHWHDEAELVFFQKGQFFVNINMKEYKITAPAFMFINSGDIHSIISGENCQETAVVFNLNMLSFEHFDGIQYHIIRPLIEKKIQFPQFILSKDDILTDIKKIYMKIIKESKHSKLSSFLLVKSYIYQLIALLYESKKFCYFDDVKEEDNYKIANIKKILSYIQHNFSKKISTNDMAKLLGMNPQYFCRYFKKLAGKTSTEYINEIRIEKASELLSETERKILDIALSCGYDNIGYFIKRFKEIKYITPSEYRNQIKKSK, encoded by the coding sequence ATGATGCATAGAAAAGACCTAAAAGAAGGAGTTAAACATGGAAATATAAGCTTTCCTTTAGCCTGTTATAAATGGAATTGTAACAAAGAATTTTTGGTTAAATTACATTGGCATGATGAGGCAGAATTAGTGTTCTTTCAAAAAGGGCAGTTCTTTGTAAACATTAATATGAAAGAATATAAAATTACTGCTCCTGCATTTATGTTTATTAATTCTGGAGATATTCACTCTATTATTAGTGGAGAAAACTGCCAGGAAACCGCTGTAGTCTTTAATCTAAACATGCTTAGTTTTGAGCATTTTGATGGGATCCAATACCATATTATAAGACCACTAATTGAAAAAAAGATACAGTTCCCTCAATTTATATTATCAAAGGATGATATATTAACAGATATAAAAAAGATATATATGAAAATAATAAAAGAATCAAAACACAGTAAATTAAGTTCCTTCCTTCTGGTAAAATCATATATTTATCAGTTGATTGCCCTTTTATATGAAAGTAAAAAATTTTGTTATTTTGATGATGTTAAAGAAGAAGATAACTACAAGATAGCAAATATCAAAAAAATTCTCAGCTATATTCAACATAATTTCAGTAAAAAAATATCTACTAATGATATGGCAAAACTACTTGGAATGAATCCACAATATTTTTGCCGATATTTTAAAAAGCTCGCAGGCAAAACCTCCACTGAATATATAAATGAAATCAGAATTGAAAAAGCTTCAGAACTTTTATCTGAAACAGAAAGAAAAATCCTCGATATTGCCCTATCCTGTGGATATGACAATATAGGATATTTTATTAAACGTTTTAAAGAAATAAAGTATATAACTCCATCAGAATATAGAAACCAAATAAAAAAGTCAAAATAG
- a CDS encoding PLP-dependent aminotransferase family protein: MSIVFADRMNKVQKSFIREILKVTENPDVISFAGGLPNPLSFPIKEVKEASEKVLSENGNSVLQYSTTEGYLPLREYIAERYYKRFGLKVHANEILITNGSQQGLDLIGKVLLNKNDNILIERPGYLGAIQAFSIFEPVFNSVPLNDEGVDTAALRKTLDQCNPKLFYTVPNFQNPSGITYSAENREKIADILKERDTVLIEDDPYGEIRFMGEDLPPIRSKLKDNSIMLGSFSKIVAPAMRLGWICAKGEMMEKLLVAKQAADLHSNYYAQRVVYQFLMDNDLDEHIKKIKRLYKNQRDCMVEMIEKYFPEQVKSTKPEGGMFLWITLPDGVSSLDLFNTAIEENVAFVPGDPFYINKTGMNTLRLNYTNSDENMIEEGIKRLGKAINEIIKVSVYSTK, translated from the coding sequence ATGAGTATAGTATTTGCTGATAGAATGAATAAGGTTCAAAAGTCATTTATAAGAGAGATTTTAAAGGTAACAGAAAATCCTGATGTAATATCCTTTGCAGGGGGACTTCCCAATCCTCTATCCTTTCCAATTAAAGAAGTTAAAGAGGCTTCTGAGAAGGTATTAAGTGAAAATGGGAATTCTGTACTTCAATACAGTACAACAGAAGGATATCTCCCTCTAAGGGAATATATTGCTGAGAGATATTATAAGAGATTTGGGTTAAAGGTTCATGCAAACGAGATACTTATAACTAATGGATCACAGCAAGGGCTTGATCTAATAGGAAAAGTACTTCTTAATAAAAATGACAATATTTTAATTGAACGTCCTGGGTATTTGGGGGCTATACAGGCTTTCTCAATTTTTGAACCGGTTTTTAATTCAGTACCTTTAAATGACGAAGGAGTTGATACAGCTGCCCTGAGGAAAACTTTAGATCAGTGTAATCCTAAGCTGTTTTATACAGTTCCAAATTTTCAAAACCCTTCAGGAATTACATATTCAGCAGAAAACAGAGAAAAAATAGCAGATATTTTAAAAGAGCGTGATACAGTTCTAATAGAGGATGATCCTTATGGTGAAATAAGATTTATGGGAGAAGATCTACCTCCTATAAGGTCTAAACTTAAAGATAATTCAATTATGTTAGGATCTTTTTCAAAGATAGTAGCTCCTGCCATGAGATTAGGCTGGATTTGTGCCAAAGGAGAAATGATGGAGAAATTATTGGTTGCAAAGCAGGCTGCAGATCTTCACAGCAACTATTATGCTCAGAGAGTGGTATACCAGTTTTTAATGGATAATGATTTGGATGAGCATATAAAGAAGATAAAAAGGCTTTATAAGAATCAAAGAGATTGTATGGTAGAAATGATTGAAAAATATTTTCCAGAGCAAGTAAAGAGTACAAAACCAGAAGGGGGTATGTTCCTGTGGATTACTCTTCCAGATGGAGTTTCATCTTTAGATTTATTCAATACTGCAATTGAAGAGAATGTTGCTTTTGTACCTGGTGATCCGTTTTATATCAACAAAACTGGTATGAATACATTAAGGCTTAATTATACAAATTCAGATGAAAATATGATTGAAGAGGGGATTAAAAGACTTGGAAAGGCAATTAATGAAATTATAAAAGTATCTGTTTACAGTACAAAATAA
- a CDS encoding MarR family winged helix-turn-helix transcriptional regulator, protein MNIIEELRYLIVCVNKEGTKKLAEILKPLNITPNQSEVLMVLSKNEPLSLKELGELLICESKSPSRLVQRLVNNGLVYKSKSINDNRKSVLHLTQEGRKLIPLIMEKEIIFNQILSDSISNKIDISILNDILHTQIKNTGSEKKIKIRKYM, encoded by the coding sequence ATGAATATAATAGAAGAACTACGTTATTTAATTGTTTGCGTTAATAAAGAAGGAACAAAGAAATTGGCTGAAATATTAAAACCATTAAATATTACTCCCAATCAAAGCGAAGTATTAATGGTTTTATCTAAAAATGAACCCCTATCCCTTAAGGAATTAGGAGAACTTCTGATTTGTGAGAGTAAAAGTCCAAGCCGCTTAGTACAAAGACTTGTAAATAATGGTCTTGTCTATAAAAGTAAGTCAATTAATGATAATCGTAAATCTGTTTTACATTTGACACAAGAAGGACGCAAACTCATTCCATTAATAATGGAAAAAGAAATAATTTTTAATCAAATACTATCTGACTCCATTTCAAATAAAATTGATATTAGCATATTAAATGATATTTTACACACTCAAATTAAAAATACAGGCAGTGAAAAAAAGATAAAAATTCGAAAATATATGTAG